From Luteibacter yeojuensis:
TCGCCTCGCCGGTCTGGAAACTGGACAGCTCGACGACCCAGAGGTCCGCCCGGGCTTCGTCGAGTTCGAGCATCGGGATGCCGATATTTCCCGCCAGCGCGGTGCGCACGCCGAGCGACCGCGCGAGGTGGGCGATCAACGCGGACGTCGTGCTCTTGCCCTTCGTGCCGGTGACGGCGACGGTACGCGCCCCGACGTGCTCGCCGAACCACAGCGCGCTGCCCGAGGTGAAGCGCGTCCCGCGCAGCTTCGCGTCGAGCAGTTCCGGCTTGTATGCCGATATGCCCGGCGACTTGATCACCACGTCGTGCGCGGCGAGCGCGTCCGCATCGGGAGCGACGTCGCGCACGTCCACCGTGGGGAACGCGGCGCGCGCCGTCTCCACTTCGCCGGTCACGCAATACAGGGCGACCGGCTGGCCCGGAAGATGGCGCGCCAGCGCCGACAGCGCCGCGCGCCCCTCGCGCCCGAACCCCCAGACGGCGACGCGCTTGCCCTGGAGCTCAGCCCAGCGCATCCAACGCTCCAAGCAGCCGCTTCGGCACGAGGTGCGAGGCGCCGGGTTTGAGCCACGGCTCCAGGGCCAGGTCGCCCCGGTGCAGCTGCGGGAGGATCTCGGTGCGGAAGCGCGCCACGAGCGCATCCTCACGCCATTCCGGTCGTTCCGCCAGCGCGGCGAGCGCGGCACGCGCCTCGGCGCCCTCTCCCACGCATTCGAACGGCTTGTGATCCTTGTATTCGAGCAGGGCGTCGAATGCGCCGGCGAGCGCATCGTCATCGAGCAGGTTGCGCCCGAAGATCGACAACAGACGCGGCTTGGCCATGAACGGCGCCAGCGCGAGGAACACGAAATGGCATTTCGGACACTGCCCGCACCAGCGGTCGGCCGGCTTCGGGCCGAGGATGCGGAAATTGCGGTTGCAGCTGGAGAAGGCGTTGAAATAGTCGCCGCCCAGGCGGGCGAACGCGCTGGTCACCGCCAGTTCGGACCACGGCCGCAGCAGCGAGCAGTAGTCGAGGTCCGCGGCCACGTGCGTGTGCAGGTAGTCGTGCAGGGTCTTCTCGAAGCCGAAACCCTTGCTCCACTGGTGGTTCACTTCCTGGCCATCGTATTCCAGCGTGGCGACGGAGGCGGACCGTTCGTTCGCGAACACGATGGAATCGTAGCCGTAGAGGATCGCCGCCACCGCGAGGATCACCGAATTGATCGCCGTGACGGGGATGTGTCCGTTCCACGCACCCAGCCGGTTCAGCTCGAACAGCCCCGGCGCGAGTTCGCGCGAGATATTGAGCAGGGACAGGCCGGTCCGCGCCGCGCATTCGGCGATGAGCGGCGAATTGCCCACCCATGTCGCCGTGGCTTCGGCACCGATCGACTTCACCGCCTCCACCGCGACGACCGAATCCTTGCCGCCGCCGATCGGCAGCAGCGAGCGCTCGGGAAGGCCGATCGCGGCCGCCGGCGGCGCCTCCCGGCGCTCGAACGGAAACGCGATGCGGCCGCGCAGGTCGAGCCGGTTGCGGTACGCGAACTCGGCCAGGCCATGAAGGTAGAGCGCGTCCAGCAGGTAGGCCGTCTCCTCGTCGAGCGGCTCGCCTTCCACCACGATCGTGGCGGGGATACCCGCCTTGTAGTAGCTGACGCCGGCGACGAGATGGAGCAGGCGCAATGCGGCCGCGAACGCGGCCGCGCGCTCCGGCGGCACGCCGGGCGCTCCGGGAAAGGTCACGCGTTCGACCAGCTCGGCGCCGTCGTCGAAGGCATAGACCAGTTCGGCCACGCCGTCGGAGAACGAGTGGCGGACGAAACGGAAACGCTCGCTCCCGCGCGGATCGGTCAACGTGTCCGTCACGGCAGCAGTACCTCGTCGGCTTCGTCGCGCAGGTTGTAACGCGACGCCATCGCCGCGCCATAGGCGCCGCCCTGCGCCACCAGGATCACGTCGTCCTCCTTCGATTCCGGCAGGCGGCGATCGGAACCCAGGATGTCGCCGGACTCGCAGATCGGCCCGACCACCTGGTACATCGTGGTCGCCGGTTCGTCGAAGCGGGAAAGATTGGCGATCTCGTGCCAGGCGTCGTACAGCGCGGGACGGATGAGACTGTTCATGCCGGTGTCGAGGCCGAGGTAGCGCGTGTTCGCGCCCTTCTCCTTCTCCTGCGTGACCTTCGCCAGCAGCACGCCCGCGTCGGCGACCAGGTAACGGCCCGGCTCCATCCACAGCTGGAACTGCGGATATGCCTGGCGCACCGAGGTGAGTACGCGATCGAGCGCGCCCATGTCCAGCGGCGATTCGCCCGGATGCGAGGGCACACCCAGGCCGCCGCCGATGTTCAGTACGGTGATGGTGCCGATGCGTTCCGCGAGCGCCGCCAGCTGCGAATACACCTCGCCCCAGTGACCGGCGTCGAGGATGCCCGAACCCAGGTGCGCATGCAGACCGATCACGCGCGCGCCCGCCTCGTCGGCAAGACGCAGGAAGCGGTCGATGTGCTCGATGGGCACGCCGAACTTGCTCCCGGTGCCACCCGTCTTCACCTTCTCGTGATGGCCGAGGCCGCGACCGAGGTCCACCCGAAGCACGATGTCGCGCCCCGCGAACATGTCGCCCCAGTGCTCGATGGGATGCAGTGCGTCGATGGTGATGGTGGCGCGCGTCAGCAAGGCTGCCGCGAAGTCGCGACGCGAGGCGAAGTTGGGCGTGAACAACAGCGGCACGTCGTCCGGCACCGCCGCCGATACCGCGGCCAGCTCGCCCGGCGAGACGCATTCGAACGCGAAGCCCTCTTCCGCCAGCACCTTGAGGATGCCCGGATGCGTGTTGGCCTTCACCGCATAATGCACGCGATCGACGGCCTTCAGCGACTTCACGCGGCGCGCCTGCGCGCGCACGGTCGGCAGGTGGTAGACGTAGCGCGGCGTGCGCTCCTCCGCCAGGCGCAGCAGCGCCGGGCGTTCGCCCTGCCACCACGCGGCCCCCGGCGTGGCCTGTTCGCCCTTGCCGTAGAGCGACTGCCAGGAAGGACCGAACACCATGCTGTCGTCGGTGCGCAGGGCACCGGCACCGATCAGCAGTTCATGCAGTCGAGGCAACATATCGTCCACCACGTCTTCGTCGACCACGAAGGTCAGGTTGAGGTTGTTCGACGACTGCGAGATCAGGTGCACCCGCAACTGGCCGAACTCCGCCAGCACCCCCGAGAGCTTGTGCAGCATCGAACGCATGCCGCGGCCGACCAGGGTGATCGCCGCGCAAGGCGCGATCACCTTCACCCGGCACACGCGCGCCAGGTCCGCGGCGAGCGCGGCGATGGCGTCGGAATCGAGGAGGTTCTCGGTCGGATCCAGGGAGACGGTCACGTTGGTTTCCGCCGAACCGATCAGGTCCACGGAGAGCCCGTGGCGCTTGAAGGCGT
This genomic window contains:
- a CDS encoding bifunctional aspartate kinase/diaminopimelate decarboxylase — its product is MKFGGTSVATAARWRNILELAASRRAEGARVLIVVSALSGITDGLKQLCTHAEPKRRSEAAAALADRHHALLAEMSLAMPETLGARLADMTRLAEDGAAGLGELAWQARVQAHGELMSSALGAAFLSANGLATTWVDARECLRSIVLPNQNERTRVLSAMVEPRHDAALSAALAERGEVFITQGFIARDDGGRTVLLGRGGSDTSAAYFGALLAASRVEIWTDVAGMFSANPRQVAGARLLQRLDYEEAQEIASTGAKVLHPRCLSPLREPRVPLLIKDTNRPELEGTSIGPEVREHAPSIKAISARKGITLVSMESVGMWQQVGFLADVFDAFKRHGLSVDLIGSAETNVTVSLDPTENLLDSDAIAALAADLARVCRVKVIAPCAAITLVGRGMRSMLHKLSGVLAEFGQLRVHLISQSSNNLNLTFVVDEDVVDDMLPRLHELLIGAGALRTDDSMVFGPSWQSLYGKGEQATPGAAWWQGERPALLRLAEERTPRYVYHLPTVRAQARRVKSLKAVDRVHYAVKANTHPGILKVLAEEGFAFECVSPGELAAVSAAVPDDVPLLFTPNFASRRDFAAALLTRATITIDALHPIEHWGDMFAGRDIVLRVDLGRGLGHHEKVKTGGTGSKFGVPIEHIDRFLRLADEAGARVIGLHAHLGSGILDAGHWGEVYSQLAALAERIGTITVLNIGGGLGVPSHPGESPLDMGALDRVLTSVRQAYPQFQLWMEPGRYLVADAGVLLAKVTQEKEKGANTRYLGLDTGMNSLIRPALYDAWHEIANLSRFDEPATTMYQVVGPICESGDILGSDRRLPESKEDDVILVAQGGAYGAAMASRYNLRDEADEVLLP
- the murL gene encoding UDP-N-acetyl-alpha-D-muramoyl-L-alanyl-L-glutamate epimerase; amino-acid sequence: MTDTLTDPRGSERFRFVRHSFSDGVAELVYAFDDGAELVERVTFPGAPGVPPERAAAFAAALRLLHLVAGVSYYKAGIPATIVVEGEPLDEETAYLLDALYLHGLAEFAYRNRLDLRGRIAFPFERREAPPAAAIGLPERSLLPIGGGKDSVVAVEAVKSIGAEATATWVGNSPLIAECAARTGLSLLNISRELAPGLFELNRLGAWNGHIPVTAINSVILAVAAILYGYDSIVFANERSASVATLEYDGQEVNHQWSKGFGFEKTLHDYLHTHVAADLDYCSLLRPWSELAVTSAFARLGGDYFNAFSSCNRNFRILGPKPADRWCGQCPKCHFVFLALAPFMAKPRLLSIFGRNLLDDDALAGAFDALLEYKDHKPFECVGEGAEARAALAALAERPEWREDALVARFRTEILPQLHRGDLALEPWLKPGASHLVPKRLLGALDALG